One region of Quercus lobata isolate SW786 chromosome 2, ValleyOak3.0 Primary Assembly, whole genome shotgun sequence genomic DNA includes:
- the LOC115974667 gene encoding coiled-coil domain-containing protein 115 produces the protein MEEEEDQSLSFSEVVEEQGQRGSEEENVVQFLDSLDSYLTLFDSLSSTLRQGWLELASARHSMGVSRINGTLLDLKPHSAATTLQVSEPDVDYMVGQPHFKLSKWASSSNENCCSGEEKIREDKLQTKSDSPQLRHRSQFSGTPATIGAPLIVDDQVQKERSKSLSMFGTLVSPKLRSAQLSFETALETLVEIANMRSTMFSTSDQIRKEMAGPRDDNKRYCIAEEVCD, from the exons atggaagaagaagaagaccaaaGTTTAAGCTTCTCTGAAGTAGTTGAAGAACAAGGACAACGAGGATCCGAGGAAGAGAATGTTGTGCAATTTCTCGATTCCTTGGATTCCTATTTAACCTTATTCGATTCTTTGTCTTCGACACTGCGCCAG GGATGGCTGGAATTGGCGAGTGCTCGACATTCCATGGGTGTGTCCCGAATTAACGGTACTTTGCTGGACCTGAAACCCCATTCTGCTGCTACAACATTGCAAGTATCTGAACCTGATG TTGACTACATGGTGGGACAACCGCATTTTAAATTGAGCAAATGGGCATCCTCTAGTAATGAAAACTGCTGCTctggagaagaaaaaattaggGAGGACAAGTTGCAGACAAAATCTGATAGTCCACAGCTAAGACACCGCTCCCAGTTTTCTG GAACTCCAGCAACAATTGGAGCTCCTCTTATAGTTGATGATCAA GTTCAAAAGGAGCGATCTAAATCACTATCAATGTTTGGGACTTTAGTTTCTCCAAAGCTTCGATCTGCCCAACTTTCATTTGAGACAG CCCTGGAGACACTCGTAGAAATAGCAAATATGCGTTCAACAATGTTTTCTACTTCTGATCAAATCCGAAAAGAAATGGCAGGACCAAGGGATGACAACAAAAG GTATTGTATTGCTGAAGAGGTTTGTGACTGA